One genomic segment of Amycolatopsis sp. WQ 127309 includes these proteins:
- a CDS encoding 3-hydroxybutyrate dehydrogenase, which produces MTSDLDGRTALVTGGAGGIGLACVRALAAAGAKVHVVDVDAENAEAAATEVGGWAHAVDLTDAGAIDALPAEVDILVNNAGIQHVAPLEDFPPERFARIQALMVTAPFLLIRRSLPSMYARGWGRIVNMSSVHGLRASAYKAAYVTAKHGLEGLSKVAALEGAEHGVTSNCVNPGYVRTPLVDGQIDAQAAEHDIPRADVVAEVLLKRAAIKKLIEPGDVASLVTWLCSPHAGHVTGASIPLDGGWTAA; this is translated from the coding sequence ATGACCAGCGATCTGGACGGGCGCACCGCCCTCGTCACCGGCGGGGCCGGCGGTATCGGCCTGGCCTGCGTCCGCGCCCTCGCCGCGGCCGGGGCCAAGGTGCACGTCGTCGACGTCGACGCGGAGAACGCCGAGGCCGCGGCGACCGAGGTCGGGGGGTGGGCGCACGCCGTCGACCTCACCGACGCCGGGGCCATCGACGCCCTCCCGGCCGAGGTCGACATCCTGGTCAACAACGCCGGGATCCAGCACGTCGCGCCGCTCGAGGATTTCCCGCCCGAGCGGTTCGCGCGCATCCAGGCGCTGATGGTCACCGCGCCCTTCCTGCTCATCCGGCGGAGCCTCCCGTCGATGTACGCGCGGGGCTGGGGGCGGATCGTCAACATGTCGAGCGTCCACGGGCTTCGCGCCTCCGCCTACAAAGCCGCTTACGTCACCGCGAAGCACGGGCTCGAAGGGCTCTCCAAGGTCGCCGCGCTGGAGGGCGCCGAACACGGCGTCACCAGCAACTGCGTCAACCCCGGCTACGTCCGCACCCCGCTCGTCGACGGGCAGATCGACGCGCAGGCCGCCGAGCACGACATCCCGCGTGCGGACGTCGTCGCCGAGGTCCTCCTCAAGCGCGCCGCGATCAAGAAGCTCATCGAACCCGGGGACGTCGCTTCCCTGGTGACGTGGCTGTGCTCGCCGCACGCCGGCCACGTCACCGGGGCCTCCATCCCGCTCGACGGCGGCTGGACCGCCGCCTAG
- a CDS encoding VOC family protein, with the protein MLRGMATVSYFADDHAAAQAWYTEFLGIEPYFHRPGYAEFRIGDYQHELGLIDRKYAPAGADTPGGEIVYWHVDDLEATVARLHELGAKEYEPITERGPGFVTASVVDPFGNVLGVMTNVHYLSVLTERA; encoded by the coding sequence ATGCTGCGAGGAATGGCCACCGTCTCGTACTTCGCCGACGACCACGCGGCCGCGCAGGCCTGGTACACGGAGTTCCTGGGCATCGAGCCCTACTTCCACCGCCCCGGCTACGCCGAGTTCCGCATCGGCGACTACCAGCACGAACTCGGCCTCATCGACCGCAAGTACGCACCGGCGGGCGCGGACACGCCGGGCGGCGAGATCGTCTACTGGCACGTCGACGACCTCGAGGCGACGGTCGCGCGGCTCCACGAGCTGGGCGCGAAGGAGTACGAGCCGATCACCGAGCGCGGCCCGGGCTTCGTGACGGCCTCGGTCGTCGACCCGTTCGGCAACGTCCTCGGCGTCATGACGAACGTGCACTACCTGTCCGTGCTGACCGAACGCGCATAG
- a CDS encoding YafY family protein → MRADRLVATLLLMQTRGRVTAGELAAELEVSVATARRDLEALSAAGVPVYPQPGRGGGWQLVGGARTDLSGLTSREAQALFLLAGPAAAIAPEVKSALRKLMGALPGTFRADAEAAADAVVVDQAGWGERPKARPPMVEALRDAVIARRKVRLTYAGRETSERLVDPWGLVDKDDVWYLVAGTEKGRRTFRVDRITAAEPIDAVADRPSDLELARVWEEVVEEVEKRRSPLTADVVLDRRYLRVLRDRFGRHCELIGELPDDRVRVRVAAPAPIMIAQELAGWGALLEVEGPESVRAELARLGSELVAQYRH, encoded by the coding sequence ATGCGCGCCGACCGCCTCGTGGCCACCCTCCTGCTGATGCAGACCCGCGGCCGCGTCACCGCGGGCGAGCTGGCCGCGGAGCTGGAGGTCTCCGTCGCGACCGCCCGCCGTGACCTCGAAGCGCTCTCGGCCGCCGGCGTGCCCGTCTACCCGCAGCCCGGGCGGGGCGGGGGCTGGCAGCTCGTCGGCGGCGCGCGGACCGACCTGTCCGGCCTCACCTCCCGCGAAGCGCAGGCCCTGTTCCTCCTGGCCGGCCCCGCCGCCGCGATCGCGCCGGAGGTGAAGTCCGCGCTGCGCAAGCTGATGGGCGCGCTGCCCGGCACGTTCCGCGCGGACGCCGAGGCCGCGGCGGACGCGGTGGTCGTCGACCAGGCGGGCTGGGGCGAGCGGCCGAAGGCCCGGCCGCCGATGGTCGAGGCGCTGCGGGACGCCGTCATCGCGCGCCGCAAGGTCCGCCTGACGTACGCGGGGCGCGAGACGTCGGAGCGGCTCGTCGACCCGTGGGGCCTCGTCGACAAGGACGACGTCTGGTACCTCGTCGCCGGTACCGAGAAGGGCCGCCGCACGTTCCGCGTCGACCGGATCACCGCGGCCGAGCCGATCGACGCCGTCGCGGACCGGCCGTCGGACCTCGAACTGGCGCGGGTGTGGGAAGAAGTCGTCGAAGAAGTCGAAAAGCGCCGCTCCCCGCTGACCGCGGACGTCGTGCTCGACCGGCGGTACCTGAGGGTGCTGCGCGACCGGTTCGGCCGGCACTGCGAGCTGATCGGCGAGCTGCCGGACGACCGCGTGCGCGTCCGGGTCGCCGCGCCGGCGCCGATCATGATCGCCCAGGAGCTGGCCGGCTGGGGTGCGCTGCTGGAGGTCGAAGGTCCGGAATCCGTACGTGCGGAGCTGGCTCGCCTCGGATCCGAACTGGTCGCTCAGTACCGTCACTGA
- a CDS encoding alpha/beta hydrolase — MSVPLPFRYRTVDAGVPIRCAIGGEGPPVLLLHGYPQTHVIWNAVAPLLAERFTVVATDLRGYGDSGKPAPTNGDAEYSKRVMARDQVAVMAELGFDRFAVAGHDRGGRVAHRLALDRPDAVRALAVLDIVPTRHAFACADRDFATGYWHWFFLTAGHGIPERMIGADPEFWIRARMTSRHAGGTPFDPAAMAEYVRCFDEASIAASCADYRAAATVDLEHDEADAGRRLQVPVRALWGERSFVGRSYDVLDVWRGYAEDVTGRALPSDHYLPEEAPAEVAAELGEFFG, encoded by the coding sequence ATGAGCGTCCCGCTGCCGTTCCGGTACCGCACGGTCGACGCGGGTGTCCCGATCCGCTGCGCGATCGGCGGCGAGGGCCCGCCGGTCCTGCTGCTGCACGGCTACCCGCAGACGCACGTGATCTGGAACGCCGTCGCGCCGCTGCTCGCGGAGCGCTTCACGGTCGTGGCGACCGACCTGCGTGGTTACGGCGACAGCGGCAAACCCGCGCCCACCAACGGAGACGCGGAGTATTCGAAGCGGGTCATGGCCAGAGACCAGGTCGCCGTGATGGCCGAACTCGGCTTCGACCGCTTCGCCGTCGCCGGGCACGACCGCGGCGGCCGCGTCGCGCACCGGCTGGCCCTCGACCGGCCGGACGCCGTGCGCGCGCTGGCCGTGCTCGACATCGTGCCGACGCGGCACGCGTTCGCCTGCGCCGACCGGGACTTCGCGACCGGCTACTGGCACTGGTTCTTCCTCACCGCGGGCCACGGCATCCCGGAGCGGATGATCGGCGCCGACCCGGAGTTCTGGATCCGCGCCCGGATGACGTCGCGGCACGCGGGCGGCACGCCGTTCGACCCGGCCGCGATGGCCGAGTACGTGCGGTGTTTCGACGAGGCGTCGATCGCCGCGTCCTGCGCGGACTACCGGGCCGCCGCGACCGTCGACCTGGAGCACGACGAGGCCGACGCCGGCCGTCGCCTGCAGGTCCCCGTCCGGGCGCTCTGGGGCGAACGCAGCTTCGTCGGCCGCAGTTACGACGTCCTCGACGTCTGGCGCGGGTACGCCGAAGACGTCACCGGCCGGGCCCTGCCGTCGGATCACTACCTGCCCGAGGAGGCCCCGGCCGAGGTCGCGGCCGAACTGGGGGAGTTCTTCGGTTGA
- a CDS encoding tartrate dehydrogenase encodes MTSHRIALIPGDGIGREVTPAACAVLDAAGARHGVAFRYDEFDWSCERYLAEGAMMPADGLDRVRHHDALFLGAVGAPGVPDHVSLWGLLIPLRRGFRQYVNLRPIRVFEGLDSPVRGARDVDFVVVRENVEGEYSEIGGRLNRGLPDELAVQEAVFTRAGVTRVVDFALDLAERRRGKLTSATKSNGIVHTMPFWDEIVAERAGTRPDVDVESEHIDALAAKFVLDPGRFDVVVASNLFGDILSDLAAAVAGGIGLAPAANLNPERDFPSMFEPVHGSAPDIAGRGIANPIGAIWTAALLLAHLGHAEAAADVEGALAAVLAKTRLRTPDLGGTATTVRFTRAVLDELGGAR; translated from the coding sequence ATGACCTCCCACCGCATCGCCCTCATCCCCGGCGACGGCATCGGCCGCGAAGTGACCCCGGCGGCCTGCGCCGTGCTCGACGCCGCCGGCGCGCGGCACGGCGTCGCCTTCCGCTACGACGAGTTCGACTGGTCCTGCGAGCGCTACCTCGCCGAGGGCGCGATGATGCCCGCCGACGGCCTCGACCGCGTCCGCCACCACGACGCGCTCTTCCTCGGCGCCGTCGGCGCGCCCGGCGTGCCCGACCACGTTTCCCTGTGGGGCCTGCTCATCCCGCTGCGCCGCGGCTTCCGGCAGTACGTCAACCTCCGGCCGATCCGGGTGTTCGAGGGCCTCGACAGCCCGGTCCGGGGCGCCCGCGACGTCGACTTCGTGGTGGTGCGCGAGAACGTCGAGGGGGAGTACAGCGAGATCGGCGGCCGCCTCAACCGCGGCCTGCCGGACGAGCTCGCCGTGCAGGAGGCCGTGTTCACCCGCGCCGGCGTCACGCGCGTCGTCGACTTCGCCCTCGACCTCGCCGAGCGTCGTCGTGGGAAGCTGACGTCGGCGACGAAGTCCAACGGCATCGTGCACACCATGCCGTTCTGGGACGAGATCGTCGCCGAGCGCGCCGGCACGCGGCCCGACGTCGACGTCGAGTCCGAGCACATCGACGCCCTCGCCGCGAAGTTCGTGCTCGACCCGGGCCGCTTCGACGTCGTCGTCGCGTCCAACCTCTTCGGCGACATCCTCAGCGATCTCGCGGCCGCCGTCGCAGGCGGGATCGGCCTCGCCCCGGCCGCCAACCTCAACCCCGAGCGCGACTTCCCGTCGATGTTCGAGCCGGTGCACGGCTCCGCGCCGGACATCGCCGGGCGCGGGATCGCGAACCCGATCGGCGCGATCTGGACGGCTGCGCTGCTGCTGGCGCACCTCGGCCACGCCGAAGCCGCCGCCGACGTCGAAGGTGCGCTCGCGGCAGTGCTGGCGAAGACTCGGCTGCGCACGCCCGACCTGGGCGGCACCGCGACGACGGTGCGCTTCACCCGCGCGGTGCTCGACGAGCTGGGAGGAGCCCGATGA
- a CDS encoding LysR family transcriptional regulator, producing the protein MDARQLEYFLAVVDHGGMSRAAHALYIAQPSLSQAVRVLERDLGTRLFDRVGRRLVLTQAGHALVEPARQIVRGLDAARAAVDSVGGLEAGRVEIAAMPSQAVEPLSGMIRRFTARHPGLTVAVRSAFTPDDVLGMVRGGVTELGLAAGPEPLEAAGLTVIPCGRQRFVLVTGPDAPFPDGEPVRRELLDGRRLIVGQPGTGMRRLVDDIRASGVGVVPVVETEHREAILPLVLGGVGMAVLADSWTSLAERAGARVFALDPPAHLHVALVGRAALTPTAAAFVAAIDRPGLSDGP; encoded by the coding sequence GTGGACGCGCGGCAGCTCGAGTACTTCCTCGCCGTGGTCGACCACGGCGGGATGAGCCGGGCCGCGCACGCCCTCTACATCGCGCAACCCTCGCTCTCCCAAGCCGTCCGGGTCCTCGAACGCGACCTCGGCACCCGCCTGTTCGACCGCGTCGGCCGGCGGCTCGTGCTGACCCAGGCCGGGCACGCCCTGGTCGAACCCGCCCGGCAGATCGTCCGCGGGCTCGACGCGGCGCGGGCCGCCGTCGACTCGGTCGGCGGCCTCGAGGCGGGGCGGGTCGAGATCGCCGCCATGCCGTCGCAGGCGGTCGAGCCGCTCAGCGGGATGATCCGGCGGTTCACCGCGCGCCACCCCGGGCTGACGGTGGCCGTGCGCTCGGCGTTCACCCCGGACGACGTCCTCGGCATGGTCCGCGGCGGCGTCACCGAACTCGGCCTCGCCGCCGGTCCGGAGCCGCTCGAAGCCGCCGGGCTCACGGTCATCCCGTGCGGCCGGCAGCGGTTCGTGCTGGTCACCGGGCCGGACGCGCCGTTCCCGGACGGCGAGCCGGTGCGGCGCGAGCTGCTCGACGGCCGGCGGCTCATCGTCGGCCAGCCGGGCACCGGCATGCGGCGGCTCGTCGACGACATCCGGGCGAGCGGCGTCGGCGTCGTGCCGGTCGTCGAGACCGAGCACCGCGAAGCCATCCTGCCGCTGGTGCTGGGCGGGGTCGGGATGGCCGTGCTGGCCGACTCGTGGACGTCGCTCGCGGAGCGGGCCGGGGCGCGGGTGTTCGCGCTGGATCCGCCCGCTCACCTGCACGTCGCGCTGGTCGGCCGGGCGGCGCTGACGCCGACGGCGGCCGCGTTCGTGGCCGCGATCGATAGGCCGGGCCTATCGGACGGGCCGTGA
- a CDS encoding GyrI-like domain-containing protein yields MPYDVKKDLKALYAPKNTDWALVDVPEQRFLAIDGRGNPNTADGYKRAVEALYAVAYTLKRAAERDFVVGPLEGLWWADDLAAFTVRAKDSWQWTMLISQPGWIGEDDVEEARETVRRKKKLDADVRFETLEEGRCAQALHVGSYDDEGPLLARLHGEYLAAHGLTPTGRHHEVYLGDPRRTAPEKLRTVLRQPVSQ; encoded by the coding sequence ATGCCGTACGACGTCAAGAAGGACCTGAAAGCGTTGTACGCGCCCAAGAACACCGACTGGGCGCTGGTGGACGTGCCCGAGCAGCGGTTCCTCGCGATCGACGGCCGCGGCAACCCGAACACCGCAGACGGCTACAAACGGGCCGTCGAGGCGCTCTACGCCGTGGCGTACACCCTCAAGCGGGCCGCGGAGCGGGACTTCGTCGTCGGCCCGCTGGAGGGCTTGTGGTGGGCCGACGACCTGGCCGCGTTCACCGTCCGCGCCAAGGACAGCTGGCAGTGGACGATGCTCATCAGCCAGCCCGGGTGGATCGGCGAGGATGACGTCGAAGAAGCCCGCGAAACCGTGCGCCGCAAGAAGAAGCTCGACGCCGACGTCCGGTTCGAGACTCTCGAGGAAGGCCGGTGCGCTCAGGCGCTGCACGTCGGTTCGTACGACGACGAAGGCCCGCTGCTGGCCCGGCTGCACGGCGAGTACCTGGCCGCGCACGGGCTCACGCCGACCGGCCGGCACCACGAGGTCTACCTCGGCGACCCCCGCCGCACGGCACCGGAGAAGCTCAGGACCGTGCTGCGGCAGCCGGTGTCTCAGTAG
- a CDS encoding PadR family transcriptional regulator: MLTDAELTVLGLVVERPRHGYELDEVVGERGMRDWTALGFSSIYYVLGKLRDRGLIAEVAADRAHAKAKKTFTATEAGREACAQAAEAAIAELRPVHPPVLAGLANSPVVPPERLAAALARRAEAVDARLAEVRRAAAAQPAAPPFVRAIFGYSISQLEAEAAWLAALPGGTP, from the coding sequence GTGCTCACCGACGCGGAACTGACGGTGCTCGGCCTCGTCGTCGAGCGGCCGAGGCACGGCTACGAGCTGGACGAAGTGGTCGGGGAACGCGGTATGCGCGACTGGACCGCGCTCGGCTTCAGCTCGATCTACTACGTCCTCGGCAAGCTGCGCGACCGCGGGTTGATCGCCGAGGTCGCGGCCGACCGTGCGCACGCCAAGGCCAAGAAGACCTTCACGGCCACCGAAGCCGGCCGCGAAGCGTGCGCGCAAGCCGCGGAGGCGGCCATCGCCGAACTGCGCCCGGTGCACCCGCCCGTGCTGGCCGGGCTCGCGAACAGCCCGGTCGTCCCGCCCGAGCGGCTCGCCGCCGCGCTGGCCCGGCGCGCCGAAGCCGTCGACGCGCGGCTGGCCGAGGTGCGGCGCGCGGCCGCCGCCCAGCCGGCCGCGCCGCCGTTCGTCCGGGCGATCTTCGGCTACTCGATCAGCCAGCTGGAAGCGGAAGCCGCGTGGCTGGCCGCACTGCCCGGAGGGACGCCCTGA
- a CDS encoding SWIM zinc finger family protein, which yields MGGQVVTAVPWTAERVAGLAPDPASEKAGRALATPAKWSGAGVNEDAVWGFCQGSGKKPYQTCVELAEPAFRCSCPSRKFPCKHAVGLLLMWAAGQVAAAAPPEWVSTWLAERADRARKAEQRAEAAGPKDEEAAAKRAEGRAARVEGGVAELKVWLTDRIGAGFAGFDRNGAEELRTVAARMVDAQASGLAGGLRRAAGIVGRRDWPDAVLAELSLLFLLADAAGRLGGLPPELAETVRTRLGFSVETARVLESGERVSDEWLITGAADEENDRLLTRRTWLRGRLTGRDALVLSFAPPGRPLDASLPPGHLLAAELAFYPGAAPLRALVAEKGIPLPAPSAEGGSIDGALAAYARAMAADPWLERWPVLLTEVTPAEHAGGWCLSEKDGTALPLVPYAFPWSLLALSAGGPLTVAAEWSQAGLRPLTCWHENRAVRL from the coding sequence GTGGGGGGACAGGTGGTGACGGCGGTGCCGTGGACCGCGGAACGCGTGGCCGGGCTCGCCCCGGATCCCGCTTCGGAGAAGGCCGGGCGGGCGCTCGCGACACCGGCGAAGTGGTCCGGCGCGGGCGTGAACGAGGACGCGGTCTGGGGCTTCTGCCAAGGCAGCGGCAAGAAGCCGTACCAGACGTGCGTCGAACTGGCCGAGCCCGCGTTCCGGTGTTCCTGCCCCAGCCGCAAGTTCCCGTGCAAGCACGCGGTCGGGCTGCTGCTGATGTGGGCCGCCGGGCAGGTCGCCGCGGCGGCGCCGCCGGAGTGGGTGAGCACGTGGCTCGCCGAGCGGGCGGACCGGGCGCGGAAGGCGGAGCAACGCGCGGAAGCCGCGGGCCCCAAGGACGAAGAGGCCGCGGCGAAGCGGGCCGAAGGCCGCGCGGCGCGCGTCGAAGGCGGCGTCGCGGAGCTGAAGGTGTGGCTGACCGACCGGATCGGGGCGGGGTTCGCGGGCTTCGACCGCAACGGCGCCGAGGAGCTGCGCACGGTCGCCGCCCGGATGGTCGACGCACAGGCGTCGGGCCTGGCGGGCGGCCTGCGGCGGGCGGCCGGGATCGTCGGCCGCCGCGACTGGCCGGACGCGGTCCTGGCCGAGCTGTCGCTGTTGTTCCTGCTCGCGGACGCCGCGGGCCGGCTGGGCGGGCTGCCGCCGGAGCTGGCGGAAACGGTGCGGACGCGGCTCGGGTTCTCGGTCGAGACGGCACGGGTCCTGGAGAGCGGCGAGCGCGTCTCGGACGAGTGGCTGATCACCGGCGCGGCCGACGAGGAGAACGACCGGCTGCTGACCCGGCGCACCTGGCTGCGCGGCCGGCTCACGGGGCGCGACGCGCTGGTGCTCTCGTTCGCACCGCCGGGCCGCCCGCTCGACGCGTCGCTGCCGCCCGGGCACCTGCTGGCGGCGGAGCTGGCGTTCTACCCGGGCGCCGCGCCGCTGCGCGCCTTGGTGGCGGAGAAGGGAATTCCGCTGCCGGCCCCGTCGGCCGAGGGCGGCTCGATCGACGGCGCGCTGGCGGCGTACGCCCGGGCGATGGCGGCGGACCCGTGGCTGGAACGCTGGCCGGTCCTGCTGACGGAGGTGACCCCGGCCGAACACGCCGGCGGCTGGTGTCTGTCCGAAAAGGACGGAACAGCGCTCCCCCTGGTGCCGTACGCGTTCCCGTGGTCACTGCTGGCGTTGTCGGCGGGCGGCCCGCTGACGGTGGCGGCGGAATGGAGCCAAGCGGGTCTGCGCCCGCTGACGTGCTGGCACGAGAACCGCGCGGTGCGGCTATGA
- a CDS encoding AMP-binding protein, with protein MRDDVIEASAVVGHPPEVVWQIVGSPEWYSRFVPEISWCEVQEPASRGRGPKGLIRIVPERRPMLETQIQAVVYRPGEHVVWCGVPDDGTWVSLELRPLAGGKTELFVRMMLQPAHLELVSSIKKDIRVVARRLDLHLSGQADPDAGREGVKATKIRTTGILVRAGVLSPGRPDKLARQLNSVAQWGATVAGGYQAAAARAVDHPALHDERNVRTFGQVQERSDRLTNALSELGVDERDRIALMCRNHSAMVESFVAASKLGADVILLNTGLSASSVKDVLAEHRPAAVLADDEFAQTIANVPGDFARISTWPDSETGYPTVDELIQAAPADRPKPVERPGRLIVLTSGTTGTPKGARRPTPKGMGAAASILDRIPLRSGDRILVAAPLFHSWGLAAMQIGMALRSPLALVRKFDAEETLRTIAEQRCDALFVVPIMLQRIMDLPERVRARYDLSSLRIVASSGSAMSGAFVTSFMDTFGDVLYNFYGSTEVSWASIADPADLRAAPTTAGRCPLGTSVAILDEDRKPVPPGGEGQIFVGNDMLFDGYTSGTDPARAADLMATGDVGYLDAAGRLFVTGRADEMIVSGGENVFPRPVEEALVALPGVHDAAVVGVADAEWGQRLAAYVVPRRGASLHAEDIRQYIHHRLARFAVPRDVYFVPDLPRNATGKILKRLLHDDTWPATTDY; from the coding sequence ATGCGTGACGATGTGATCGAGGCGAGTGCCGTGGTCGGGCATCCGCCGGAGGTGGTGTGGCAGATCGTCGGATCGCCGGAGTGGTATTCCCGGTTCGTTCCGGAGATCAGCTGGTGCGAGGTCCAGGAACCGGCCTCGCGCGGCCGGGGTCCCAAGGGCCTGATCCGGATCGTCCCCGAGCGCCGCCCGATGCTGGAGACGCAGATCCAGGCCGTCGTCTACCGACCGGGCGAGCACGTCGTGTGGTGCGGTGTCCCCGACGACGGCACGTGGGTGTCCCTGGAGCTGAGACCCCTGGCCGGCGGGAAGACCGAGCTGTTCGTCCGGATGATGCTGCAGCCGGCGCACCTGGAGCTGGTGTCGTCCATCAAGAAGGACATCCGCGTCGTCGCGCGGCGCCTCGACCTGCACCTGTCCGGTCAGGCCGACCCGGACGCCGGCCGCGAAGGCGTCAAGGCCACCAAGATCCGCACCACCGGCATCCTGGTGCGCGCCGGGGTGCTCAGCCCCGGCCGGCCGGACAAGCTGGCGCGCCAGCTCAACTCCGTGGCGCAGTGGGGTGCGACCGTCGCGGGCGGCTACCAGGCCGCCGCGGCCCGCGCCGTCGACCACCCCGCGCTGCACGACGAGCGCAACGTCCGCACCTTCGGCCAGGTCCAGGAGCGCAGCGACCGGCTCACCAACGCGCTTTCCGAGCTCGGCGTCGACGAGCGCGACCGGATCGCGCTCATGTGCCGCAACCACTCCGCGATGGTCGAGTCGTTCGTCGCGGCCAGCAAGCTCGGCGCCGACGTCATCCTGCTCAACACCGGCCTCTCCGCGTCGTCGGTCAAGGACGTGCTGGCCGAGCACCGCCCGGCCGCCGTGCTGGCCGACGACGAGTTCGCCCAGACCATCGCGAACGTCCCCGGCGACTTCGCGCGCATCAGCACCTGGCCGGACTCCGAGACCGGCTACCCGACCGTCGACGAGCTGATCCAGGCCGCCCCCGCCGACCGGCCCAAGCCCGTGGAGCGACCGGGCCGGCTGATCGTGCTCACCTCCGGCACCACCGGGACGCCGAAGGGCGCGCGCCGCCCGACCCCGAAGGGCATGGGCGCGGCCGCGTCGATCCTCGACCGGATCCCGCTGCGCTCGGGCGACCGGATCCTCGTGGCGGCGCCGCTGTTCCACAGCTGGGGCCTGGCCGCGATGCAGATCGGGATGGCCCTGCGGTCACCGCTCGCGCTGGTCCGCAAGTTCGACGCCGAAGAGACCCTGCGGACGATCGCCGAGCAGCGGTGCGACGCGCTGTTCGTCGTGCCGATCATGCTGCAGCGGATCATGGACCTGCCCGAACGCGTCCGCGCGCGCTACGACCTGTCGTCGCTGCGGATCGTCGCGAGCAGCGGATCGGCGATGTCCGGGGCGTTCGTGACGTCGTTCATGGACACCTTCGGCGACGTCCTCTACAACTTCTACGGCTCGACCGAGGTCTCCTGGGCGAGCATCGCCGACCCCGCCGACCTGCGTGCCGCCCCGACCACCGCGGGCCGCTGCCCGCTCGGCACGAGCGTCGCGATCCTCGACGAGGACCGCAAGCCGGTGCCGCCGGGCGGCGAGGGCCAGATCTTCGTCGGCAACGACATGCTGTTCGACGGCTACACCTCCGGCACGGACCCGGCGCGGGCGGCGGACCTGATGGCCACCGGCGACGTCGGCTACCTCGACGCGGCGGGCCGGCTGTTCGTCACCGGCCGGGCCGACGAGATGATCGTCTCCGGCGGCGAGAACGTCTTCCCGCGCCCGGTCGAAGAAGCCCTGGTCGCGCTGCCCGGCGTGCACGACGCGGCGGTGGTCGGCGTGGCCGACGCGGAGTGGGGCCAGCGGCTGGCCGCCTACGTCGTCCCGCGGCGCGGCGCTTCCCTGCACGCGGAGGACATCCGGCAGTACATCCACCACCGCCTGGCCCGCTTCGCCGTGCCGCGTGACGTCTACTTCGTGCCGGACCTGCCGCGCAACGCGACGGGCAAGATCCTCAAGCGCCTGCTGCACGACGACACCTGGCCGGCCACTACGGACTACTGA
- a CDS encoding MFS transporter — MSQPPRSAIAKIVGASLIGTTIEWYDFFLYTSAAALVFNKVFFPTANPLNGTLLAFLTYAVGFLARPIGGLVFGHYGDRLGRKKLLIFSLVLMGGSTCLMGVLPTYATAGVAAPVLLTLLRLVQGFALGGEWGGAVLIVSEHGDAKRRGFWASWPQCGAPGGNLLATGVLAILSATQSDATFLAWGWRVPFLLSGVLLVIGLWIRLAVSESPVFLAAQRRAEERPGKHVPVVEVFRDSWRQVLVTIGARMAENVSYYVLTAFILVYVTTGLHLAKGLGLSAVLIGSAVHFVTIPLWGALSDRVGRRPVYLFGAIGMALWGFAFFALLDTKSAAVIVLATTVGLVLHGAMYGPQAAFFAEQFPTRVRYTGLSVGGQLSSIAAGAVAPLIAVALFQSWGSTIPVSLYVAAMCLITVVALLAARETRGESLHDEDVQAETATVSP; from the coding sequence GTGAGCCAGCCCCCGCGGTCGGCGATCGCCAAGATCGTCGGCGCGAGCCTGATCGGCACCACCATCGAGTGGTACGACTTCTTCCTCTACACCTCCGCCGCCGCGCTGGTGTTCAACAAGGTGTTCTTCCCGACGGCGAACCCGCTCAACGGCACGCTGCTGGCGTTCCTCACCTACGCCGTCGGGTTCCTCGCGCGGCCGATCGGCGGGCTCGTCTTCGGCCACTACGGCGACCGGCTCGGCCGGAAGAAGCTCCTGATCTTCAGCCTGGTCCTGATGGGCGGCTCGACCTGCCTGATGGGCGTGCTGCCGACGTACGCCACCGCGGGCGTCGCCGCGCCGGTCCTGCTCACGCTGCTGCGCCTGGTCCAAGGCTTCGCGCTCGGCGGCGAATGGGGTGGCGCGGTGCTGATCGTCTCCGAGCACGGGGACGCGAAGCGGCGCGGGTTCTGGGCGTCGTGGCCGCAGTGCGGCGCGCCCGGCGGCAACCTGCTCGCCACCGGCGTGCTGGCGATCCTGTCCGCCACGCAGTCCGACGCGACGTTCCTGGCGTGGGGCTGGCGGGTCCCGTTCCTGCTCTCCGGGGTGCTGCTGGTGATCGGCCTGTGGATCCGGCTGGCCGTCTCGGAGTCGCCGGTGTTCCTGGCCGCCCAGCGCCGCGCCGAGGAGCGGCCCGGGAAGCACGTCCCCGTCGTCGAGGTCTTCCGCGACAGCTGGCGCCAAGTGCTCGTCACGATCGGCGCGCGGATGGCCGAGAACGTCTCCTACTACGTGCTGACGGCGTTCATCCTGGTGTACGTCACGACCGGGCTGCACCTGGCGAAGGGCCTCGGCCTGAGCGCGGTGCTGATCGGCTCGGCCGTGCACTTCGTGACGATCCCGTTGTGGGGCGCGCTGTCGGACCGCGTCGGCCGGCGTCCGGTGTACCTGTTCGGCGCGATCGGCATGGCCTTGTGGGGCTTCGCGTTCTTCGCGCTGCTGGACACGAAGTCGGCCGCCGTGATCGTGCTGGCGACGACCGTCGGGCTGGTGCTGCACGGCGCGATGTACGGGCCGCAGGCCGCTTTCTTCGCCGAGCAGTTCCCGACCCGCGTCCGCTACACCGGCCTTTCCGTCGGCGGGCAGCTGTCGTCGATCGCGGCCGGGGCCGTCGCGCCGCTGATCGCCGTGGCGCTGTTCCAGAGCTGGGGCAGCACGATTCCGGTGTCGCTGTACGTCGCCGCGATGTGCCTGATCACGGTCGTCGCGCTGCTCGCCGCCCGCGAGACCCGCGGCGAATCCCTGCACGACGAAGACGTCCAAGCGGAGACGGCGACCGTTTCGCCCTAG